Proteins encoded in a region of the Halioglobus maricola genome:
- a CDS encoding LytR/AlgR family response regulator transcription factor, with the protein MKILVVDDEQLARERLLRLLGKLRPGAECLEASDGITALQMARQHGPELILLDIQMPGSNGIEVAAALAELEAPPAIIFCTAYDEYALEAFQHQAVAYLLKPVREADLEKALLTAGKINRMQLAELSGREESDVELISSQTHRGVESLPLKDIRCFIAEHKYVTAHTPRSELIVQQSLRELEDTYGDRFLRVHRNTLVAVSHIQKLERDEDGSWRVVLEGMHERPIVSRRHLSQAKARVARPQ; encoded by the coding sequence ATGAAGATTCTGGTCGTCGATGACGAGCAACTGGCCCGGGAGCGATTGCTGCGCTTGCTCGGAAAGCTGCGGCCTGGCGCTGAATGTCTGGAAGCCAGCGACGGCATTACAGCGCTGCAAATGGCACGCCAGCACGGCCCGGAGCTGATACTGCTGGATATCCAGATGCCCGGTAGCAACGGCATTGAAGTCGCCGCCGCACTTGCTGAGCTGGAAGCGCCCCCAGCGATTATTTTCTGCACCGCCTATGACGAATATGCGCTCGAGGCTTTCCAACACCAGGCCGTCGCCTACCTGCTGAAGCCCGTGCGCGAAGCTGACCTGGAAAAAGCACTGCTGACGGCGGGCAAGATCAACCGCATGCAGCTGGCGGAACTCAGTGGCCGCGAAGAGAGCGACGTTGAACTGATCTCCAGCCAAACCCACCGCGGTGTCGAATCACTTCCGCTGAAGGATATCCGCTGTTTCATTGCCGAGCACAAGTATGTGACTGCTCATACGCCCCGCTCGGAGCTGATCGTTCAACAAAGCCTCCGTGAACTGGAGGACACCTATGGTGACCGGTTCCTACGTGTGCATCGCAACACTCTGGTGGCGGTATCGCATATCCAAAAACTGGAACGGGACGAGGATGGCAGTTGGCGGGTAGTACTGGAAGGTATGCATGAAAGGCCGATAGTAAGCCGAAGGCATCTGAGCCAGGCCAAGGCAAGAGTGGCGAGGCCGCAGTAA
- the pilV gene encoding type IV pilus modification protein PilV, which translates to MSPAANMHSRHQQKGMTLIEALIAAVILAIGILGIVSLLGISKVAQHDTVQRTRAVSLADDLLERIRRNPEGVSEYINYNPLNGSSAPSIGADCTTTTCSAEDLAKFDLDDWDNLLSGAAVTAPDPNGAASNTAVLPNVAACVNFTADTGKVNTGIVDVVIQWRGLSETFDAADGDTICGTDWSDEEKPYRRQVVIRSFILDEEDLL; encoded by the coding sequence ATGTCACCTGCAGCTAATATGCATTCGCGTCACCAGCAAAAAGGCATGACCCTGATCGAAGCCTTGATCGCTGCGGTTATCCTCGCCATCGGTATTCTCGGCATTGTCAGCCTGCTCGGAATCTCAAAAGTGGCACAGCACGATACCGTGCAGCGCACCCGGGCAGTCTCTCTGGCAGACGATCTGCTCGAACGGATTAGAAGAAACCCTGAAGGTGTGAGCGAATATATTAACTACAACCCGCTGAACGGCAGCAGTGCACCGAGCATTGGCGCAGATTGCACCACAACTACGTGCTCCGCTGAAGACCTCGCCAAATTCGACCTCGACGACTGGGACAACTTGCTCTCAGGTGCTGCAGTGACTGCTCCGGACCCTAACGGCGCCGCCAGCAATACCGCCGTACTGCCCAACGTCGCTGCCTGCGTCAATTTCACCGCGGACACCGGCAAGGTCAATACCGGCATCGTAGACGTTGTTATTCAGTGGCGAGGCCTCAGCGAAACGTTTGATGCAGCCGATGGCGATACGATTTGTGGTACTGACTGGAGCGACGAAGAAAAGCCCTATCGCCGCCAGGTTGTGATCAGAAGCTTTATCCTGGATGAGGAAGACCTGTTATGA
- a CDS encoding DUF6316 family protein produces the protein MNDRRKSDKSDKSWFQTDRFFEHNGQWFFTTREGSTEGPFGDKLQAQARLETYIKVANSGILDAQATTDDFSAGHDDWSLKPK, from the coding sequence ATGAACGATCGGCGTAAAAGTGACAAAAGTGATAAGTCCTGGTTCCAGACAGATCGCTTTTTTGAACACAACGGTCAATGGTTTTTTACCACGCGCGAGGGCTCCACTGAAGGGCCTTTCGGCGACAAATTGCAGGCCCAGGCGCGGCTGGAAACGTATATCAAGGTCGCAAATTCAGGGATTCTTGATGCCCAGGCTACAACAGATGATTTTAGCGCGGGTCACGACGACTGGTCGCTGAAACCCAAATAG
- a CDS encoding pilus assembly PilX family protein produces the protein MRTEISHNQRQSGVALVTALLFLLVVTIIAVTAANNSALGLKMSTNMQDSYQSFQAAEAGIYGVLSLAGSSTEPFDRRTQVSDPFAGLSASHPLRNLADDPNSPVIDNIDTDVLLLGVDRSCPRPPGSRGGNSVGLFDCDFYRIQSEHNEPGRARTRVELGVVKTVIGSSG, from the coding sequence ATGCGAACCGAAATCTCTCACAATCAACGTCAGTCCGGCGTTGCCCTGGTAACAGCACTGCTGTTCCTGCTGGTCGTCACCATCATTGCTGTGACCGCCGCCAACAACAGCGCACTAGGGTTGAAAATGTCTACGAATATGCAGGATTCCTACCAGTCGTTTCAGGCAGCTGAAGCCGGTATCTATGGCGTACTGTCACTCGCAGGCTCCAGTACTGAGCCCTTTGATCGACGCACTCAGGTCTCCGATCCTTTCGCCGGGTTGTCAGCTTCCCACCCTTTGCGCAACCTGGCTGATGACCCCAACAGCCCGGTGATAGACAACATTGATACGGATGTCTTGCTGTTGGGCGTAGATCGATCTTGCCCTCGCCCTCCCGGCTCGAGAGGCGGCAACAGCGTTGGGCTGTTTGATTGCGACTTCTACCGCATACAGTCAGAACACAACGAACCCGGCCGCGCCAGAACCCGTGTGGAACTCGGCGTGGTGAAAACCGTCATCGGCTCCAGTGGCTGA
- a CDS encoding GspH/FimT family pseudopilin, with amino-acid sequence MLELQRQKNTPTAARSEGFTLIELMVVLAVLAALLLVAAPGLADLIRNNQMVTDVYALRATLNNARSEAITRRAPVVVCPSSDGATCLASNDWSNGYITFVAMNNNTAPDPNDPDEELIQWEPRDRAMNIFYSNSEQQVIFNARGTALDYEGTFEFCDERGTEDARALILNPVGSVSSATDTDTNGIVNDHGGADVTCS; translated from the coding sequence TTGCTCGAACTACAAAGACAGAAGAACACGCCAACAGCTGCCCGGAGTGAAGGTTTCACCCTGATCGAGCTGATGGTCGTGCTCGCAGTGCTGGCGGCACTGCTGCTAGTGGCCGCACCCGGCCTCGCCGACCTTATTCGCAACAACCAGATGGTTACGGATGTGTACGCACTGCGCGCAACTCTCAACAATGCGCGCTCCGAGGCTATCACCCGCCGTGCGCCGGTGGTGGTCTGTCCATCCAGTGATGGCGCCACATGCCTTGCGTCCAATGATTGGAGCAATGGTTACATCACTTTCGTCGCTATGAATAACAATACTGCACCCGACCCCAACGACCCGGACGAGGAACTCATCCAGTGGGAACCCAGGGACAGGGCTATGAACATTTTTTACAGCAACTCAGAGCAACAAGTGATTTTCAATGCTCGCGGTACAGCACTGGATTACGAGGGCACCTTTGAATTTTGTGATGAGCGTGGCACCGAAGATGCCCGCGCGCTGATCCTCAATCCGGTGGGCTCGGTTAGCTCAGCCACTGATACCGACACCAATGGCATAGTCAACGATCACGGAGGCGCAGATGTCACCTGCAGCTAA
- a CDS encoding PilW family protein — translation MSQGATLRRFARDQGGFSLIEFMVAMVLGIIVIAGAVSVYVASKRSLTEVDQVAGISENGQFAMQMIGYSAKHVGFFGGTYFQDITQDGSLGTTIVNDCTGDAAAYDTDTSLLAMTVGSDNTAFGCITDARENTDVLVIKNVVPAPIAADPNDATGNTFPAGSIDPETTYILANTEVALMIDGADTLPDVGAGATYALAAAWPYNVEIYYVRDTDTPTLSRLTLGWNGTAMAMQRQDLVQGVEDMRLLFGFDTNNDGTADTMAGDPNEVGSTDWDQATSMQAYLLLRAENDDYDYTNEKTYTLGDRQVTPNDTFRRVLLHADITLRNPRILLRGGA, via the coding sequence ATGAGCCAAGGGGCAACACTGCGCCGTTTCGCGCGAGATCAGGGGGGCTTCTCGCTGATCGAATTTATGGTGGCCATGGTTCTGGGAATCATCGTCATCGCTGGCGCTGTCTCAGTTTATGTCGCTTCGAAGCGCTCTCTCACCGAGGTGGACCAGGTGGCGGGCATCTCGGAAAACGGCCAATTTGCCATGCAAATGATCGGTTATTCCGCAAAACATGTGGGTTTTTTTGGTGGAACATACTTTCAGGACATCACTCAGGACGGCTCGCTGGGCACCACGATTGTCAACGACTGCACTGGTGACGCTGCCGCCTACGACACAGACACCTCCCTGCTGGCCATGACGGTTGGCAGTGACAATACCGCGTTTGGCTGCATTACCGATGCGCGCGAAAATACCGATGTACTGGTCATCAAAAACGTCGTTCCCGCACCCATCGCCGCCGACCCGAATGATGCAACCGGCAACACCTTCCCCGCCGGCTCGATCGATCCAGAGACCACGTATATTCTGGCTAATACCGAAGTGGCACTGATGATTGATGGCGCGGACACCCTGCCAGATGTCGGCGCGGGTGCGACTTACGCCCTGGCTGCAGCCTGGCCCTACAACGTGGAAATATACTACGTACGAGATACTGATACTCCCACCCTGAGCCGGCTCACGCTAGGCTGGAACGGGACGGCTATGGCAATGCAGCGCCAGGACCTGGTTCAGGGCGTTGAGGATATGCGCCTGCTATTTGGCTTTGACACCAACAATGACGGCACTGCTGACACCATGGCGGGCGACCCCAACGAAGTGGGCAGCACCGACTGGGACCAGGCTACCTCGATGCAGGCCTACTTGCTGCTGCGTGCCGAAAATGATGATTACGACTACACCAACGAAAAAACCTACACATTGGGAGACCGGCAGGTAACTCCGAATGACACCTTCCGCAGGGTATTGCTGCACGCTGACATCACGCTGCGTAACCCTCGAATTCTTCTCCGGGGAGGCGCGTGA
- a CDS encoding sensor histidine kinase translates to MSAGLPANGSNNGTAHSKGSELFIPNLCSPQPVLFMVLLTELVVLVHVLAGSGLRAFDWTLFAGISLLAQWVVLLTAALLCWLRVPLSRFALPIVSALCLLLISVITAASSALAQALLGPLLDIPPDWSWVGRNILIANVLGGIALRYFYLQQQLQIQQRAELQARLDSLRARIRPHFLFNTLNSIASLIETRPERAERAVEDLAELFRATLKESSASTTVADEIRLLELYLDIEQLRLGERLAINWAIQPGCEELPMPSLLLQPLVENAVYHGVACIPEGGTIEIQVSAEEEHLYARIENPLPAEATPSEGNQIGLANVGLRLQAMYGEDASIAADQAAGRFIVELNYPARKISD, encoded by the coding sequence ATGTCCGCAGGGTTGCCGGCAAACGGCAGCAATAACGGCACAGCTCACAGCAAGGGGAGCGAGCTCTTCATTCCCAACCTGTGCAGCCCCCAGCCCGTGCTCTTCATGGTACTGCTCACCGAATTGGTAGTGCTGGTCCATGTCCTCGCCGGCAGCGGGCTGAGGGCATTTGACTGGACATTGTTTGCTGGAATTTCACTGCTGGCCCAGTGGGTGGTGTTACTGACCGCCGCCCTGCTCTGCTGGCTGCGCGTTCCGCTCAGCCGGTTCGCCCTGCCCATTGTGTCCGCCCTGTGCCTGTTGCTCATCAGCGTTATTACCGCGGCCAGCAGCGCCCTCGCCCAGGCCCTGCTGGGCCCACTGCTGGATATCCCACCGGACTGGAGTTGGGTGGGGCGCAATATCCTCATCGCCAATGTGCTGGGCGGCATTGCCCTGCGCTATTTCTACCTGCAACAACAGCTGCAGATCCAGCAGCGAGCGGAGCTGCAGGCCAGGCTGGATTCGTTGCGCGCCCGCATCCGGCCCCACTTCCTGTTCAACACACTCAACAGCATTGCGAGCCTGATCGAAACGCGCCCGGAACGTGCCGAACGCGCGGTCGAGGACCTCGCCGAATTGTTTCGCGCCACGCTCAAGGAAAGCAGCGCCAGCACCACCGTGGCGGACGAAATCCGACTACTCGAGCTGTATCTGGACATCGAGCAACTGAGATTGGGCGAACGCCTTGCCATCAACTGGGCGATCCAGCCCGGCTGCGAGGAACTGCCGATGCCGTCACTACTGCTGCAGCCACTGGTAGAAAACGCGGTTTATCACGGTGTGGCCTGTATCCCCGAGGGCGGCACAATTGAGATACAGGTGTCCGCGGAGGAAGAGCATCTGTACGCCCGGATTGAGAACCCGCTACCCGCCGAGGCGACCCCCTCGGAGGGCAACCAGATCGGGCTTGCCAATGTTGGCCTGCGCCTACAGGCCATGTACGGTGAGGACGCCTCTATCGCTGCAGACCAGGCCGCCGGCCGATTCATCGTAGAGCTGAACTATCCCGCCAGAAAAATAAGTGACTAA